A genomic segment from Epinephelus fuscoguttatus linkage group LG17, E.fuscoguttatus.final_Chr_v1 encodes:
- the LOC125904480 gene encoding receptor-transporting protein 4-like: MSRSTDWVAPLWKETFEELLSDDNELDYGDEWTLNFDYRQTDKLTTEEKKRGWKICCHNAHANFRCASCRNTWPSARVVVLFRYRLRRDRGTVIMRPFGQTCRQCQDDRFVLPGFSNDEVERALLNLCAKIRKNCYGEDNDDGPSAPSNKRWTKPHEAALCEACQMGICCQDDK; the protein is encoded by the exons ATGAGCAGATCTACAG ACTGGGTTGCTCCTTTGTGGAAAGAGACGTTTGAGGAGTTGCTCTCTGATGACAATGAGCTGGACTATGGAGACGAATGGACTCTTAACTTTGACTACAGGCAAACAGACAAACTAAccacagaggagaagaagagaggctgGAAGATCTGCTGCCACAATGCCCATGCAAA TTTCAGGTGTGCATCCTGCAGAAACACCTGGCCTTCAGCACGGGTGGTGGTGTTGTTCCGTTACCGGCTACGACGTGACCGGGGGACAGTGATCATGCGGCCCTTCGGACAGACCTGTCGACAATGCCAAGACGATAGGTTTGTTCTCCCTGGTTTTTCAAACGACGAGGTGGAACGTGCACTGCTCAACTTGTGCGCCAAAATCCGGAAGAACTGCTATGGAGAGGACAATGATGATGGCCCATCAGCACCATCTAACAAGAGGTGGACCAAACCGCATGAGGCGGCCCTGTGTGAAGCTTGCCAAATGGGCATTTGCTGCCAGGATGACAAATag